From a region of the Falsibacillus albus genome:
- a CDS encoding carboxymuconolactone decarboxylase family protein, which produces MDMQSRNSTETALHNYKAGLGVFTEKMPDLAQTYNAFTQECFKEGTLTKKDKQLIALGISLYSQDEYCIIYHTKGCLDEGCSEQEILEAIGVTAAFGGGAAMSQAVTLVQEAMTELNQLKQ; this is translated from the coding sequence ATGGATATGCAATCCCGTAATTCCACTGAAACCGCACTTCATAACTATAAAGCAGGATTGGGTGTATTCACCGAGAAAATGCCTGACTTGGCGCAGACGTATAATGCTTTTACACAGGAATGCTTCAAGGAAGGGACGCTGACGAAAAAAGATAAACAGTTGATTGCATTGGGAATCAGCCTTTACTCCCAAGATGAATATTGCATTATTTATCACACAAAAGGCTGCTTGGATGAAGGGTGCTCAGAGCAGGAAATATTGGAAGCAATCGGTGTGACTGCGGCATTCGGCGGAGGAGCGGCAATGAGCCAAGCTGTTACGCTTGTCCAGGAAGCCATGACGGAATTGAATCAGCTTAAACAATAA
- a CDS encoding MetQ/NlpA family ABC transporter substrate-binding protein, translating to MKKVTLLIISTVIALALAACGNKEGKGDGNELVVGASNVPHAQILEKAKPILKKKGINLKIVKYQDYILPNKALDSGDLDANYFQHIPYLKDQMKENGYKFANAGGIHIEPIGVYSKKYKSLDDLPDGAKILMSNSVADHGRILAMLEKKGLIKLKPGVDKVKATVKDIAENPKHLKFDSQYEASFLPQAYKNGEGDAVLINSNYAIDVGLDPTKDAIALEDKDSPYVNVIAVRKGDENKKDIKTLVNVLHSKEIQDYILKEWHGAVVPVSGQ from the coding sequence ATGAAGAAAGTCACACTATTGATCATTTCGACAGTCATCGCATTAGCGTTGGCGGCCTGCGGAAATAAAGAAGGAAAAGGGGATGGGAACGAGCTCGTTGTCGGAGCGTCGAATGTGCCCCACGCCCAGATTTTAGAAAAAGCAAAGCCGATTTTAAAGAAAAAAGGCATCAATCTAAAAATCGTGAAATATCAAGATTACATTTTGCCGAATAAGGCATTGGATTCCGGCGACCTGGATGCCAATTATTTTCAGCATATTCCATACTTAAAGGACCAAATGAAAGAGAATGGATATAAATTTGCTAATGCGGGCGGCATTCACATTGAGCCGATTGGTGTATACTCCAAGAAATATAAGTCACTTGATGACCTTCCGGATGGTGCAAAGATCCTGATGAGCAACTCTGTCGCAGATCATGGCCGCATTCTGGCTATGCTGGAGAAGAAGGGCCTCATCAAATTAAAGCCTGGTGTGGATAAGGTAAAAGCAACCGTAAAGGATATTGCAGAAAATCCGAAGCATTTGAAGTTTGACTCACAATACGAAGCGTCCTTCCTGCCGCAGGCATATAAAAATGGAGAGGGGGATGCGGTTCTCATCAATTCCAATTATGCGATCGATGTAGGATTGGATCCAACGAAGGATGCAATTGCACTAGAAGATAAAGACTCTCCTTATGTAAATGTCATTGCGGTCCGTAAAGGTGATGAAAACAAAAAAGACATCAAGACACTGGTAAACGTCCTGCACTCCAAGGAAATCCAAGATTACATCTTAAAAGAATGGCATGGTGCAGTTGTGCCTGTATCTGGACAATAA
- a CDS encoding methionine ABC transporter permease, whose translation MIEKLLPNVEWDRMWEATGQTLYMTGYSVLFTFFLGIALGLLLFLTSKGGLWENRMVNSITAAIVNVFRSIPFIILIVLLIPFTKALIGTIIGEDAALPALIVGAAPFYARMVELSLREIDKGVIEAAKSMGAKTSTIIFKVLLAESKPALVSGITVTSIALVGYTAMAGVIGAGGLGNLAYLDGFQRSREDVTVMATIIILLIVFVIQFFGDYIASKLDKR comes from the coding sequence ATGATTGAAAAATTACTGCCGAATGTAGAATGGGATCGTATGTGGGAAGCAACGGGACAGACTCTCTATATGACCGGATACTCCGTACTATTTACTTTCTTCCTTGGAATCGCATTAGGGTTGCTATTATTTCTTACATCCAAGGGAGGGTTATGGGAAAACCGAATGGTAAACAGTATTACAGCAGCGATCGTGAACGTTTTTCGTTCCATTCCTTTCATTATATTGATTGTCTTACTGATTCCTTTTACAAAGGCATTGATCGGGACAATCATCGGCGAAGATGCTGCATTACCTGCTCTGATTGTAGGTGCAGCCCCATTTTATGCAAGAATGGTCGAGCTCTCACTCAGGGAAATAGATAAAGGAGTAATCGAGGCTGCTAAATCGATGGGGGCAAAAACGAGCACCATCATCTTCAAGGTGTTGCTTGCCGAGTCGAAGCCTGCCTTAGTTTCAGGAATCACAGTTACTTCAATCGCATTGGTTGGATACACTGCGATGGCCGGGGTGATCGGGGCAGGTGGTTTAGGAAACCTTGCCTACCTTGATGGATTTCAAAGGAGCCGGGAAGATGTCACGGTTATGGCAACGATCATTATTTTATTAATTGTTTTTGTCATCCAATTCTTTGGGGATTACATCGCATCCAAATTAGATAAAAGATAA
- a CDS encoding methionine ABC transporter ATP-binding protein: MINIQNVKKIFHTQSGNVTALDNINIKIEKGEIFGVIGYSGAGKSTLIRLLNGLERPTKGKVEVAGQEVSSIKGNQLRKVRQDISMIFQHFNLLWSRTVRENIAFPLEIAGVPKSKRLQRVDELIKLVGLEGKEQAYPSQLSGGQKQRVGIARALANDPEVLLCDEATSALDPQTTDSILDLLVDINNRLGLTIVLITHEMHVIRKICQRVAVMENGTVVESGKVLDVFRYPQQEITKRFVQQVTDQSDMKETIDILMEQQRGGKIVKLTFVGESTEQPIITSLIRDHDVSINILQGKISPTQNGSYGTLFVGIQGNDNTVEKAISYLSKQKVDVEVLSKDD, from the coding sequence GTGATTAATATTCAAAATGTTAAAAAGATTTTTCATACACAATCAGGTAATGTTACGGCACTGGACAATATCAATATCAAAATAGAAAAAGGTGAGATATTCGGTGTCATTGGGTATAGCGGTGCAGGTAAAAGTACACTCATTCGATTGCTCAATGGGCTGGAGAGGCCGACAAAAGGTAAGGTGGAGGTTGCCGGACAGGAAGTATCGAGCATCAAGGGCAACCAATTGAGGAAAGTCAGACAGGATATCAGTATGATATTCCAGCATTTCAACTTGCTTTGGTCAAGGACGGTCCGTGAAAATATTGCCTTTCCGCTGGAGATAGCCGGTGTGCCAAAATCCAAAAGACTGCAAAGGGTAGATGAACTCATTAAATTGGTCGGTCTGGAGGGGAAGGAACAGGCTTATCCTTCCCAATTGAGCGGAGGCCAGAAGCAAAGGGTGGGGATTGCAAGGGCGCTTGCCAATGATCCTGAAGTATTGCTCTGTGATGAAGCGACTTCAGCCCTTGATCCGCAAACCACCGATTCCATTCTTGATCTATTGGTCGATATCAATAATAGGCTGGGGCTGACAATAGTGCTGATTACGCATGAAATGCATGTCATCCGGAAAATCTGCCAACGGGTTGCAGTGATGGAGAATGGTACTGTCGTGGAATCAGGGAAGGTACTGGATGTATTTCGATATCCACAACAAGAAATTACGAAGCGATTTGTCCAGCAAGTAACCGACCAGAGCGACATGAAAGAAACAATCGACATACTGATGGAGCAGCAAAGGGGAGGGAAAATCGTCAAATTGACCTTTGTCGGCGAAAGCACCGAGCAGCCGATCATAACGTCACTCATCCGTGACCACGATGTTTCCATCAACATCCTGCAAGGGAAGATATCGCCGACACAAAACGGATCGTATGGCACATTGTTTGTTGGAATACAAGGGAATGACAATACTGTCGAGAAGGCGATTTCTTATTTAAGCAAACAAAAAGTCGATGTGGAGGTGTTATCCAAAGATGATTGA
- a CDS encoding thioredoxin family protein — MEQWDDHKINEYIETSEDFFLYFYTPMCGTCQVAGKMLDVVETILHDQKIGKADLNYMPQFAEAFSIESVPCLVILKNGEVKKKIYAFHSVPYIYDELKKWQR, encoded by the coding sequence ATGGAGCAATGGGATGATCATAAGATCAATGAATATATAGAAACATCAGAAGACTTTTTTTTATATTTTTATACACCTATGTGCGGCACATGCCAAGTTGCCGGAAAAATGCTGGATGTTGTTGAAACGATCCTGCACGACCAAAAGATTGGAAAAGCAGATTTGAATTACATGCCGCAGTTTGCTGAAGCATTCTCCATTGAAAGCGTCCCTTGTTTGGTGATTTTAAAAAATGGGGAAGTGAAAAAGAAAATATATGCGTTTCATTCTGTGCCTTATATTTACGATGAATTAAAAAAGTGGCAAAGGTGA
- a CDS encoding toprim domain-containing protein has protein sequence MNMASKLEKVIIVEGKTDKSKVKSILNEDIRIICTNGTISLSKLDDLVDDLLEKDVYILVDADDSGEKMRKQFKREFPEAEHIYIDRMYKEVASAPEHHLASVLLGANIDVKTEFIEKRMS, from the coding sequence ATGAATATGGCGTCCAAATTAGAAAAAGTCATTATTGTCGAGGGCAAAACCGACAAAAGCAAAGTGAAGTCTATTTTAAACGAAGATATTCGAATCATTTGTACAAACGGGACGATCAGTTTGTCAAAATTGGATGATCTTGTAGATGATTTATTGGAAAAGGATGTTTATATTCTTGTTGACGCAGATGATTCTGGCGAAAAGATGAGAAAACAATTTAAAAGGGAATTCCCTGAAGCGGAGCATATTTATATCGACCGTATGTATAAGGAAGTGGCATCTGCGCCAGAGCACCATCTTGCGTCCGTTTTATTAGGGGCAAATATCGACGTTAAAACGGAATTTATTGAGAAAAGGATGAGTTGA
- a CDS encoding YusG family protein encodes MALNPKKMDVTERVVGKLKHNQIELYLDGQSIGTMSLPEGIELNLAMEPNFEAIENKIYQHYTATEGDQARYTDCDEGGWC; translated from the coding sequence ATGGCATTAAATCCAAAGAAAATGGATGTAACGGAAAGAGTAGTAGGAAAACTTAAACATAACCAAATCGAGTTATACCTCGATGGACAGTCTATAGGAACGATGTCATTGCCGGAGGGAATTGAACTGAATTTGGCAATGGAACCGAATTTTGAAGCGATTGAAAATAAGATTTACCAACATTATACGGCAACAGAAGGAGATCAAGCCAGATACACAGACTGTGATGAAGGCGGATGGTGTTAG
- the gcvH gene encoding glycine cleavage system protein GcvH, with the protein MSTPKELRYSEEHEWVKDEGGNLRVGITHFAQSELGDIVFVELPEVGDEVKADEPFGSVESVKTVSELYAPVSGKVLEVNEELSDSPEFVNESPYEKAWMIVIEPADSSELDSLMSAEQYEEMINEA; encoded by the coding sequence ATGAGCACACCGAAAGAATTGCGTTATTCTGAAGAACATGAATGGGTAAAAGATGAAGGCGGAAATTTGCGCGTCGGCATTACTCACTTCGCTCAATCTGAATTAGGCGACATCGTTTTCGTTGAGCTTCCTGAAGTCGGCGATGAAGTGAAAGCGGACGAGCCATTCGGAAGCGTGGAATCTGTAAAGACGGTTTCAGAGTTATATGCACCAGTCAGCGGAAAAGTTCTGGAAGTAAACGAAGAGTTGAGCGACAGCCCAGAATTTGTTAATGAGTCCCCTTATGAAAAAGCTTGGATGATTGTGATTGAGCCTGCTGATTCAAGCGAATTGGATAGCTTGATGTCTGCAGAGCAATATGAAGAAATGATTAACGAAGCGTAA
- a CDS encoding arsenate reductase family protein — protein sequence MALTFYWYPKCGTCRKAKKWMEEHGLQFEEVHIVENPPSKDELKKIYENSGLDIKKFFNTSGQRYRELGLKDKIGGTSEDELLELLSSDGMLIKRPIVTDGKNVTVGFKEDDFEKKWS from the coding sequence ATGGCTTTGACATTTTACTGGTATCCAAAATGCGGAACATGCCGAAAAGCAAAAAAATGGATGGAAGAGCATGGGCTTCAATTTGAGGAAGTACATATTGTTGAAAATCCTCCATCCAAGGACGAGCTGAAGAAAATATATGAAAATAGCGGGCTGGACATCAAGAAGTTCTTTAATACAAGCGGGCAGCGCTACCGCGAACTTGGTCTTAAAGATAAAATCGGCGGCACTTCAGAGGATGAACTGCTGGAATTGCTGTCTTCTGACGGTATGCTGATCAAACGTCCCATCGTGACGGATGGAAAAAATGTAACTGTAGGATTTAAAGAAGATGATTTTGAAAAAAAATGGTCTTAA
- a CDS encoding ArsR/SmtB family transcription factor, producing MGKEAIDTFRACIPLFQTLSDPYRQDIILLLAEKEPLTVNEITEHLTLSRPAVSHHLKIMRDQKIVSIEQKGTQRHYSLELEDALALLKQLVSTVEENCY from the coding sequence ATGGGCAAGGAAGCAATCGACACATTTAGAGCCTGTATCCCCCTATTTCAAACGTTAAGTGATCCTTATCGACAGGATATCATTTTATTATTGGCAGAAAAAGAGCCGTTGACCGTCAATGAAATTACAGAGCATCTCACCCTTTCACGTCCAGCTGTCTCTCATCATTTGAAAATCATGAGGGATCAAAAAATTGTAAGCATCGAGCAAAAGGGCACCCAGCGCCATTATTCATTGGAGCTGGAAGACGCCCTGGCACTGTTGAAGCAATTAGTCAGCACAGTTGAGGAAAATTGCTATTGA
- a CDS encoding SDR family NAD(P)-dependent oxidoreductase: protein MQKETVLITGASNGIGLEMAEIFSQKGHTVVLAARSKEKMEEIKHDLEKKYNNTILVKGMDLSVQGAPQDLYEELKRENIQIDILINNAGFGLFGDFTDTDLDKELNMIQLNVSALTAMSKLFSKDMVQRGKGKILNVASTAAFQPGPLMAVYYATKAYVLSFSEALENELSGTGVHVSTLCPGPTETGFSDKAELGQSKLFTSGVMDAKKVAAQAVDGLMNSKSIIIPGIKNKLLAAGIRFLPRKTVTATVRKVQERK, encoded by the coding sequence GTGCAAAAAGAAACAGTGTTAATAACAGGAGCTTCAAATGGAATCGGTCTCGAGATGGCTGAGATCTTCTCACAAAAAGGTCATACAGTCGTATTGGCAGCAAGAAGCAAAGAAAAGATGGAAGAGATTAAGCACGACCTTGAAAAGAAATACAATAACACAATACTGGTTAAAGGTATGGACTTATCTGTACAAGGTGCGCCGCAGGATTTGTATGAGGAGCTAAAAAGGGAGAACATACAAATCGATATTTTAATCAACAATGCTGGATTTGGATTATTCGGTGATTTTACTGATACCGACCTTGATAAAGAATTGAACATGATACAATTAAATGTGTCAGCCCTTACAGCTATGTCAAAGCTATTTTCAAAAGACATGGTTCAGAGGGGCAAAGGGAAAATATTAAATGTGGCTTCCACAGCTGCATTTCAGCCAGGACCACTGATGGCGGTTTATTATGCAACAAAAGCATACGTTTTATCTTTTTCTGAAGCACTTGAAAATGAACTGAGCGGGACTGGCGTCCATGTATCAACGCTTTGTCCGGGACCAACCGAAACCGGCTTCAGTGATAAGGCAGAACTGGGCCAGTCAAAGTTATTCACAAGCGGGGTTATGGATGCAAAGAAAGTAGCTGCCCAAGCGGTAGATGGATTAATGAATAGTAAGTCCATCATTATTCCGGGCATAAAAAACAAGCTTCTCGCTGCAGGGATTCGCTTCCTGCCGCGGAAAACCGTAACAGCCACTGTAAGAAAAGTTCAAGAACGAAAATAA